A genomic segment from Anabas testudineus chromosome 6, fAnaTes1.2, whole genome shotgun sequence encodes:
- the LOC113165212 gene encoding uncharacterized protein LOC113165212 isoform X2, with protein sequence MKTLCFTLVLLLFTVYCCDAGPPGLLSTDPVSCCFDFFTLRIPKKFIHNITKTHSSCLTKGFIVLTERGRKICYRHDFKWNLNPYNEGSVTQLSKAPRLMFTQPDATKVTLKPVPNMTKTQSSAHVAADFIHGTCCFDFSTVRIRKKHMIKITKTHSDCPTRGFIWCFCTELMSGFLLGQ encoded by the exons ATGAAgactctctgcttcactctggtcctgctgctgttcactgttTACTGCTGTGACGCTGGAC CTCCCGGACTGTTGTCCACAGATCCTGTTTCGTGCTGCTTTGACTTTTTTACCTTAAGGATACCAAAAAAGTTTATTCATAATATAACCAAGACCCACAGCTCATGTCTAACTAAAGGCTTCAT AGTTCtgactgagagagggagaaagatcTGCTACAGACACGATTTCAAGTGGAACCTAAATCCTTACAATGAGGGCAGTGTGACACAGCTATCCAAAG CTCCCAGACTGATGTTCACACAACCTGATGCCACTAAAGTGACATTAAAACCTGTGCCTAATATGACCAAGACTCAGAGCTCCGCAC ATGTGGCAGCTGATTTTATACATGGTACCTGCTGCTTTGACTTTTCTACCGTCAGGATAAGAAAAAAGCATATGATTAAAATAACCAAGACCCACAGCGACTGTCCAACCAGGGGCTTCAT
- the LOC113165212 gene encoding uncharacterized protein LOC113165212 isoform X1, with translation MKTLCFTLVLLLFTVYCCDAGPPGLLSTDPVSCCFDFFTLRIPKKFIHNITKTHSSCLTKGFIVLTERGRKICYRHDFKWNLNPYNEGSVTQLSKAPRLMFTQPDATKVTLKPVPNMTKTQSSAHVAADFIHGTCCFDFSTVRIRKKHMIKITKTHSDCPTRGFIVEAKGGIKSCYRDTFRWRQNPYNEQQG, from the exons ATGAAgactctctgcttcactctggtcctgctgctgttcactgttTACTGCTGTGACGCTGGAC CTCCCGGACTGTTGTCCACAGATCCTGTTTCGTGCTGCTTTGACTTTTTTACCTTAAGGATACCAAAAAAGTTTATTCATAATATAACCAAGACCCACAGCTCATGTCTAACTAAAGGCTTCAT AGTTCtgactgagagagggagaaagatcTGCTACAGACACGATTTCAAGTGGAACCTAAATCCTTACAATGAGGGCAGTGTGACACAGCTATCCAAAG CTCCCAGACTGATGTTCACACAACCTGATGCCACTAAAGTGACATTAAAACCTGTGCCTAATATGACCAAGACTCAGAGCTCCGCAC ATGTGGCAGCTGATTTTATACATGGTACCTGCTGCTTTGACTTTTCTACCGTCAGGATAAGAAAAAAGCATATGATTAAAATAACCAAGACCCACAGCGACTGTCCAACCAGGGGCTTCAT AGTTGAGGCTAAGGGAGGGATAAAGAGCTGCTACAGAGACACTTTCCGGTGGAGGCAGAATCCTTACAATGAGCAACAGGGCTGA